Proteins encoded by one window of Cloeon dipterum chromosome 2, ieCloDipt1.1, whole genome shotgun sequence:
- the LOC135936502 gene encoding uncharacterized protein LOC135936502, producing MRVFVVMASLMALAAAELGYSGNGFSSSGGYSSGGGGGGGGYSSGGFSSSGFSGGVDSYAAPLPSSGSGPYPSNSYGAPSQAPVIHKHVYVHVPPPEPEYIKPPKTYNVPAPQKHYKIVFIKAPAPPAPTAPVIPVFPQDEQKTLIYVLVKKPEEQPDIEIPTPAPTKPSKPEVYFIRYKTQKEQQQSTKYGPPAAPPASSYGAPSGPSIPDNTYGGPLPSTGPSSSYGPPQ from the exons ATGCGAGTTTTTGTG GTAATGGCGAGCCTTATGGCTCTGGCTGCTGCCGAGCTCGGCTACAGCGGCAACGGCTTCAGCTCTAGCGGAGGCTACTcttccggcggcggcggcggcggcggcggctacTCGTCCGGCGGCTTCAGCTCTTCCGGCTTCTCTGGTGGCGTGGACAGCTACGCGGCCCCTCTGCCCTCGTCCGGCAGCGGCCCGTACCCCAGCAACAGCTACGGCGCGCCGTCTCAGGCACCCGTGATCCACAAGCACGTGTACGTCCACGTTCCTCCCCCAGAGCCAGAGTACATCAAGCCCCCTAAGACCTACAACGTGCCGGCACCGCAGAAGCACTACAAGATCGTGTTCATCAAGGCCCCTGCTCCTCCCGCGCCCACCGCCCCAGTCATCCCGGTCTTCCCTCAGGACGAGCAGAAGACCCTGATCTACGTGTTGGTCAAGAAGCCCGAGGAGCAGCCCGACATCGAGATCCCGACGCCGGCACCGACCAAGCCGTCCAAGCCCGAGGTCTACTTCATCCGTTACAAGACCCAgaaggagcagcagcagtccaCCAAGTACGGTCCCCCGGCCGCCCCTCCCGCCTCCAGCTACGGAGCGCCGTCCGGCCCCTCCATCCCCGACAACACCTACGGCGGCCCTCTGCCCAGCACTGGACCCTCCTCCAGCTACGGTCCCCCGCAGTAA
- the TwdlT gene encoding keratin, type II cytoskeletal 3 has product MKVFVIVASVLALAAARPEAGYSYQPPRPSSSYGAPSAGGGHGGGFGGGAGGHGGAGGHGSGGHGGSFGGSVASGGSFSSGGSFGGSGGFGGASGGFGGASSGFGGSSGSFSSSGASSGSFSSGGSVGGGFAPGPIIQKHIYVHVPPPEPEIIQSQRPLNVPAPRKHYKIVFIKAPSAPAPTAPVIPAFAQDEQKTLIYVLVKKPEEAPEINLPSITPTAPSKPEVYFIRYKTQKEAGAAIGGGAIGGGAIGGGAIGGGSFSSGAVSGGGFGGSSHGSSGSSHGSSGSSHGSSGGSFSAPSSSYGVPQTGSGPY; this is encoded by the exons ATGAAAGTGTTTGTG ATCGTTGCCTCCGTCCTGGCGCTTGCCGCCGCCCGCCCTGAAGCTGGATACTCTTACCAGCCACCCCGCCCTAGCTCCTCCTATGGAGCTCCCTCCGCTGGCGGCGGCCACGGTGGCGgcttcggcggcggcgctggcGGCCACGGTGGTGCTGGCGGCCACGGCTCCGGCGGCCACGGTGGTAGCTTCGGCGGCAGCGTCGCCTCCGGCGGCTCCTTCAGCTCCGGCGGCTCTTTCGGTGGTAGCGGCGGATTCGGCGGTGCCAGCGGTGGATTCGGCGGCGCCAGCAGCGGCTTCGGCGGCTCGTCCGGCTCTTTCAGCTCGAGCGGAGCCTCCAGCGGCTCCTTCTCGTCCGGCGGCTCCGTCGGCGGTGGATTCGCCCCCGGCCCCATCATCCAGAAGCACATCTACGTGCACGTTCCTCCCCCAGAGCCTGAAATCATCCAGTCCCAGCGTCCCCTGAACGTCCCCGCCCCCAGGAAGCACTACAAGATCGTGTTCATCAAGGCTCCTTCTGCCCCTGCCCCCACCGCCCCCGTCATCCCTGCCTTCGCTCAGGATGAGCAGAAGACCCTTATCTACGTGCTGGTCAAGAAGCCCGAAGAGGCCCCCGAAATCAACCTGCCCAGCATCACCCCTACCGCTCCCAGCAAGCCCGAGGTCTACTTCATCCGTTACAAGACCCAGAAGGAGGCCGGTGCCGCCATCGGCGGTGGAGCTATCGGTGGTGGTGCCATCGGCGGTGGAGCCATCGGCGGCGGATCCTTCTCTAGCGGAGCCGTGTCCGGCGGAGGATTCGGAGGCAGCTCTCACGGATCGTCCGGCAGCTCCCACGGTTCGTCCGGCAGCTCCCACGGATCGTCCGGTGGCAGCTTCAGCGCCCCGTCGTCCTCTTACGGCGTCCCCCAGACTGGCTCCGGCCCCTACTAA